AGTCAAACTTTGATTTTGTTGTTGTGACAAATAATCACCACTTAAACGACATAAGAGCATTCTCATGGCAGGACTGGCGAACTTCAGTTCAGTATACTTATTGTATTGATTTGCCATCAATAGATATTTCAAAAGTCCCGCCAAACCGCAGAAATAAAATGAGAAATGCAGAAAAAGCAGGCATCATAGTTAAAGAGATGGACAACCCTGAAACTGCACATGAGTTATTGGAAAAGACTTATAAGAGAAAAGGGTTATCTCCCCCTGTAACACAGGAGCAACTCTCCCAGATTTATACAAGACATAGAGAAAATATAACACTGCTGTTTGCCATGGTTGGCAACAGCGGAAAGGCTGTGGCTGTTCATATAACACTCAAGGATGCAAAACGCAAAGCAGGCTACTATTTATTGGGCGGTTTTGACCCTGAATACATCAGCACAAATGCCCCCTCTCTCCTTCAATGGCGTGAAATAGAATACTTACGGGAAAAAGGGTTTAAGGTGCTTGACCTTGTGGGCGCTGAAGACAAATCAATAGCTACTTTTAAATCAGAATTTGGAGGAGAACTTGTGCCGTATTTTCAGGTTTCACATGTGAGCCATAGATATAGGATTATAAACTGGCTTTCATGGCTCAATCCTTTTAGATAATTTTTAGGCTCATCGTGAAAGAGGACAGGAAAAGGCTTTTGAGGGCAATTCTTTACATTGGCAAAACAGATTTTAAAATGCTATAGCCGTAAAAAAATCAATGTCTATTTTTGGGTATAGACTTCATATAGCAATGCCATGTAATTTATCACATGACCTGTCGCGGCAATGAAGGGTGAAATTCAAAGGTCTCGCTGTAAGAAAAGCCGTTTATACTGCTTACTGTTTTATTTGTTTACTTATATCCCTCCATCAATATCTCCTGAGCTGCCGCCACACCTTTACCTAACTCAGTCTTA
Above is a genomic segment from Deltaproteobacteria bacterium containing:
- a CDS encoding GNAT family N-acetyltransferase — encoded protein: MSEIQARFLNVNEYGCWDKFVSELSTVSIFDETDWLATISEIMGCSLKILGVFSGDSIIGGVTLTASKKFGMAIAGRIPLCPTNSCVLSPSLSKFSDRTTRHTLEITDAIAQVLQSNFDFVVVTNNHHLNDIRAFSWQDWRTSVQYTYCIDLPSIDISKVPPNRRNKMRNAEKAGIIVKEMDNPETAHELLEKTYKRKGLSPPVTQEQLSQIYTRHRENITLLFAMVGNSGKAVAVHITLKDAKRKAGYYLLGGFDPEYISTNAPSLLQWREIEYLREKGFKVLDLVGAEDKSIATFKSEFGGELVPYFQVSHVSHRYRIINWLSWLNPFR